In Devosia beringensis, a single window of DNA contains:
- the pgsA gene encoding CDP-diacylglycerol--glycerol-3-phosphate 3-phosphatidyltransferase, with translation MAKNPLLLVPNIITIARILAIIPIAWLVMDGDLTMRIFALVLFVLAAASDWLDGYLARAWDQYSPLGRMLDPIADKLLVGILIAVLAWDGSFSGWDMIPACAILFREFFIPGLREFLGNTQVVLPVSQLAKWKTTVQLVALAVVLFERIVPGFGLFSDVLLWLAGALTLWTGWQYLAASWPHLSGNAK, from the coding sequence ATGGCCAAGAACCCTTTGCTGCTCGTCCCCAATATCATCACCATCGCCCGCATCCTGGCGATCATCCCGATTGCCTGGCTCGTGATGGATGGCGACCTGACCATGCGTATCTTCGCCTTGGTGCTGTTTGTACTGGCCGCCGCCAGCGACTGGCTCGACGGCTATCTGGCCCGCGCCTGGGATCAGTATTCCCCGCTTGGCCGCATGCTCGATCCCATTGCCGACAAGCTGCTGGTCGGCATCCTGATCGCCGTCTTGGCCTGGGACGGCAGCTTTTCCGGCTGGGACATGATCCCCGCCTGCGCCATCCTGTTCCGCGAATTCTTCATCCCCGGCCTGCGCGAATTCCTCGGCAACACCCAGGTCGTGCTGCCGGTCAGCCAGCTGGCCAAGTGGAAGACCACGGTCCAGCTGGTAGCGCTCGCCGTCGTGCTGTTCGAGCGCATTGTCCCCGGCTTCGGCCTGTTCAGCGATGTCCTGCTCTGGCTGGCCGGCGCCCTGACCCTGTGGACCGGCTGGCAATATCTGGCCGCCAGCTGGCCGCATCTGTCGGGCAATGCCAAGTGA
- a CDS encoding molybdenum cofactor biosynthesis protein MoaE, translating into MPVRVTTERFDPGAETNAFLVAADGAGAVVTFTGLVRSTPDTPVTTLTLECYPELAINQLQTLVDDATTRFELLAATVIHRYGALAAGEPIVQVMTLSAHRVAAFAGAEFLMDTLKTDAPFWKQETGPEGSHWVAAHADDDRARARWK; encoded by the coding sequence ATGCCCGTCCGCGTCACCACGGAGCGCTTCGATCCGGGCGCCGAAACCAATGCCTTCCTCGTCGCCGCTGACGGCGCCGGCGCCGTGGTGACTTTCACCGGCCTCGTCCGCTCCACCCCGGACACGCCGGTCACCACCCTGACTCTCGAATGCTATCCCGAGCTGGCCATCAACCAGCTGCAGACCCTTGTCGACGACGCCACCACCCGCTTTGAGCTGCTGGCAGCAACGGTGATCCATCGATACGGCGCCCTGGCCGCCGGCGAGCCGATCGTCCAGGTCATGACGCTGTCGGCCCACCGCGTCGCGGCCTTCGCCGGCGCCGAATTCCTCATGGATACCCTCAAGACCGATGCCCCGTTCTGGAAGCAGGAGACTGGGCCCGAGGGCAGCCATTGGGTCGCCGCACACGCCGATGACGACCGTGCCAGAGCCCGCTGGAAATAA
- a CDS encoding MoaD/ThiS family protein, with protein sequence MKILYFAWLRERLNRGSEEVSPPASVLTIADLIDWLADRDEAFAHAVAKRSLIKSARDARLVPHDTPIAGASVIAFFPPMTGG encoded by the coding sequence GTGAAGATCCTCTACTTCGCCTGGCTGCGCGAACGGCTCAACCGCGGCAGCGAAGAGGTTTCCCCGCCCGCCTCCGTGCTCACCATTGCCGATCTCATCGACTGGCTCGCAGACCGCGACGAGGCCTTTGCCCATGCCGTCGCCAAGCGCAGCCTGATCAAATCGGCGCGCGACGCCCGGCTGGTCCCCCATGACACCCCCATTGCCGGCGCCAGCGTCATCGCCTTTTTCCCGCCCATGACCGGGGGCTGA
- a CDS encoding methyl-accepting chemotaxis protein yields the protein MIEFSLDGTIMTANGNFLSAMGYELAEIQGKHHSIFVEPDYARSAEYKEFWSRLGRGEFDAAEYKRIGKGGKEVWIQASYNPVLDAAGKPVKVIKIATDVTGQKLVNADRTGQLAAISKSQAIIEFDLNGTILTANANFCAALGYRQDEIVGQHHRIFVRPEEAAASEYREFWSKLGRGEFQAAEYLRIGKGGKEVWIQASYNPIMDMNGRPYKVVKFATDITARKAAVTMIGAGLARLAEGDLTVRIDTQLVGELDDVRRAFNDTVEKFAGIVSQLRDTSSILKTATGEILSGANDLAERTTRQAAAIEETSAAMEQIAGTVQENATRSEEASQTSHAVSEAAASTGEVMSEANLAMERISLSSSKISNIIGMIDDIAFQTNLLALNASVEAARAGDAGKGFAVVAVEVRRLAQSAASASADVKVLVEQSATEVATGSKLVSNAAAKLNAMVESVQQSSSLIAQIASATQEQSTAIGEVTTAVREMDEMTQHNAALVEEMNAALEQTETQARELDEIVEVFVVDDSVRVTRPQPKAAPRPAVRPAARTGNDVKALQARAGQAAKSYGVQGNAAIKQDWNEF from the coding sequence ATGATTGAGTTCAGCCTCGACGGCACCATCATGACGGCCAACGGCAACTTCCTGTCGGCAATGGGCTACGAACTGGCTGAGATCCAAGGAAAGCACCATTCCATCTTTGTCGAGCCCGACTATGCAAGGTCTGCCGAGTACAAGGAATTCTGGAGCCGACTGGGTCGCGGCGAGTTCGATGCTGCCGAATACAAGCGCATCGGCAAGGGCGGCAAGGAAGTCTGGATCCAGGCGTCGTACAATCCGGTGCTGGATGCGGCGGGAAAGCCCGTCAAGGTGATCAAGATTGCCACGGATGTGACGGGCCAGAAGCTGGTCAATGCCGACCGGACCGGGCAGCTGGCGGCGATTTCCAAGTCTCAAGCCATCATCGAGTTTGATCTGAACGGCACCATTCTGACGGCCAACGCCAATTTCTGCGCGGCCCTGGGCTACCGGCAGGACGAGATCGTCGGCCAGCATCACCGGATTTTTGTCCGGCCGGAGGAGGCCGCGGCCAGTGAATACCGCGAATTCTGGAGCAAGCTGGGGCGTGGTGAATTCCAGGCCGCCGAATATCTGCGCATCGGCAAGGGCGGCAAGGAAGTCTGGATTCAGGCGTCCTATAACCCGATCATGGACATGAACGGCCGCCCCTATAAGGTCGTCAAATTCGCCACCGACATTACTGCCCGCAAGGCCGCCGTGACCATGATCGGCGCCGGACTGGCGCGCCTGGCCGAGGGTGACCTGACCGTCCGCATCGACACGCAGCTGGTCGGCGAACTCGATGATGTTCGCCGGGCCTTCAACGACACGGTGGAAAAATTTGCTGGCATTGTCAGCCAGCTGCGCGACACCTCCTCGATCCTCAAGACCGCGACGGGCGAAATCCTGTCCGGCGCCAATGATCTTGCCGAGCGCACCACACGGCAGGCCGCCGCCATTGAAGAGACCAGCGCCGCCATGGAGCAGATCGCCGGCACGGTGCAGGAAAATGCCACGCGCAGCGAGGAGGCCAGCCAGACCTCGCATGCGGTATCCGAGGCTGCCGCCAGCACGGGCGAGGTTATGAGCGAAGCCAATCTGGCGATGGAGCGGATCTCCCTCTCCTCGTCGAAAATATCCAACATCATCGGCATGATTGACGACATCGCCTTCCAGACCAACCTGCTGGCGCTGAACGCCTCGGTGGAAGCCGCCCGTGCCGGTGATGCGGGCAAGGGCTTCGCGGTGGTGGCCGTCGAAGTGCGGCGTCTGGCCCAGTCGGCCGCCAGTGCCTCGGCCGACGTCAAGGTGCTGGTCGAACAGTCCGCCACCGAGGTGGCAACCGGCTCCAAACTGGTCTCGAACGCGGCTGCCAAACTCAATGCCATGGTAGAAAGCGTCCAACAGAGCAGCAGCCTGATCGCCCAGATCGCCAGCGCGACCCAGGAGCAGTCCACCGCCATTGGCGAGGTCACCACAGCGGTGCGCGAGATGGACGAGATGACCCAGCACAATGCCGCTTTGGTCGAGGAAATGAACGCCGCCCTGGAGCAGACCGAAACCCAGGCCCGCGAACTCGACGAGATCGTGGAGGTGTTTGTCGTCGACGACAGTGTACGCGTCACCCGGCCACAGCCCAAGGCAGCACCCCGGCCAGCGGTCCGCCCCGCAGCCAGAACCGGCAATGACGTCAAGGCCTTGCAGGCCCGTGCCGGCCAGGCGGCCAAATCCTACGGCGTGCAGGGCAATGCGGCGATCAAGCAGGACTGGAACGAGTTCTAG
- a CDS encoding 3-deoxy-7-phosphoheptulonate synthase, whose protein sequence is MLKSTDDLRITAIKELTTPIEVMRQHPRTDAATRTVISARHAFHNILNGTDDRLAVVVGPCSIHDPAAALDYANRLLALRETLGDRIEIIMRVYFEKPRTTVGWKGLINDPNLDGSFDIDAGLHTARALLLDIANLGLPAACEFLDMTTPQYIADLVSWAAIGARTTESQIHRELASGLSCPVGFKNGTDGNVRIALDAVASASQPHHFLAVTKSGRSAIAQTTGNADCHIILRGGKAPNYDAASVESAAAAAAKAGLPATIMVDASHANSSKNPENQPLVLADIGTQLANGDRRIIGTMVESNLVAGRQDLVAGQPLTYGQSITDGCIDWDTTVIALTALADAVTARRAATNQAVA, encoded by the coding sequence ATGTTGAAATCGACCGATGATCTGCGCATCACTGCCATCAAGGAGCTCACCACCCCCATTGAGGTGATGCGCCAGCACCCGCGCACCGATGCCGCCACCCGCACCGTCATCAGCGCCCGCCACGCCTTCCACAATATTCTAAATGGCACCGATGACCGCCTTGCCGTCGTCGTCGGCCCCTGCTCCATCCACGATCCCGCCGCCGCGCTCGATTATGCCAATCGCCTCCTGGCGTTGCGCGAAACCCTGGGCGACCGGATCGAGATCATCATGCGCGTCTACTTCGAAAAGCCCCGCACCACCGTCGGCTGGAAGGGCCTCATCAACGATCCCAATCTCGATGGCAGCTTCGACATCGATGCGGGCCTGCATACGGCCCGCGCTTTGCTGCTCGACATCGCCAATCTGGGCCTGCCCGCCGCCTGCGAATTCCTCGACATGACGACGCCGCAATATATTGCCGACCTCGTCTCCTGGGCCGCCATCGGCGCCCGCACCACCGAAAGCCAGATCCACCGCGAACTGGCCTCCGGTCTCTCCTGCCCGGTCGGCTTCAAGAACGGCACCGACGGCAATGTCCGCATCGCGCTGGACGCCGTCGCCTCGGCCAGCCAGCCGCACCATTTCCTCGCCGTCACCAAATCGGGCCGCTCGGCCATTGCCCAGACCACCGGCAATGCCGATTGCCACATCATCCTGCGCGGCGGCAAAGCGCCCAACTACGACGCCGCCAGCGTCGAGTCTGCTGCTGCCGCTGCGGCTAAAGCCGGCCTGCCCGCCACCATCATGGTTGATGCCAGCCACGCCAATTCGTCCAAGAACCCGGAAAACCAGCCACTCGTGCTGGCCGATATCGGCACCCAGCTGGCCAATGGCGATCGCCGCATCATCGGCACCATGGTCGAATCCAACCTCGTCGCCGGCCGCCAGGACCTCGTTGCCGGTCAGCCGCTCACCTATGGCCAGTCCATCACCGATGGCTGCATCGACTGGGACACCACCGTCATTGCTCTGACCGCCCTGGCCGACGCGGTCACCGCCCGCCGCGCCGCCACCAATCAGGCCGTGGCCTGA
- a CDS encoding ABC transporter ATP-binding protein: protein MSAIITASGVAKTFRQARRLPGLGGALCSLFSRQFTEVHAVTDVSFAIAPGEAVGYLGPNGAGKSTMIKMLTGILVPSSGAISVLGREPHSQRMLNARDIGVVFGQRSQLWWDLPVRDSFALHRHIYEVPPARFADNLAFLTTMLGMADYLDRPVRQLSLGQRMRAEIAMALLHDPKILFLDEPTIGLDVVAKDAVRKFLARINRERGTTIILTTHDLQDIEEICPRLIMVDDGRLLFDGELSKLRSALGSRRRLRLEFGSDPGPITLTTARLVSDEGAAKHFLLDSETTSILDVLTELGTGYDLQDVALHEPAIEEVIRTFYQNKPLQAAATP, encoded by the coding sequence ATGTCCGCCATCATCACCGCCAGCGGCGTCGCCAAGACGTTCCGCCAGGCCAGACGCTTGCCCGGCCTGGGGGGCGCCCTGTGCAGCCTGTTTTCCCGTCAGTTCACCGAAGTGCACGCGGTGACCGACGTCTCCTTTGCCATCGCCCCCGGCGAGGCGGTCGGCTATCTCGGCCCCAATGGCGCCGGCAAGTCGACCATGATCAAGATGCTGACCGGCATCCTCGTGCCCAGCAGCGGCGCCATCAGTGTCCTCGGCCGCGAGCCGCACAGCCAGCGCATGCTCAACGCCCGCGATATCGGTGTCGTCTTCGGCCAGCGCAGCCAGCTCTGGTGGGACCTGCCGGTGCGCGACAGCTTCGCTTTGCACCGGCACATCTATGAGGTGCCGCCGGCCCGCTTTGCCGACAACCTGGCCTTTCTCACCACCATGCTGGGCATGGCCGACTATCTCGACCGCCCGGTGCGCCAGCTCAGCCTGGGCCAGCGCATGCGGGCCGAGATCGCCATGGCCCTGCTGCACGATCCCAAGATCCTCTTCCTCGACGAGCCGACCATCGGCCTCGACGTCGTCGCCAAGGACGCGGTCCGCAAGTTCCTCGCCCGCATCAATCGCGAGCGCGGCACCACCATCATCCTGACCACACACGACCTGCAGGACATCGAGGAGATCTGCCCGCGGCTGATCATGGTCGATGACGGCAGGCTGCTGTTCGACGGCGAGCTCAGCAAGTTGCGCAGCGCCCTGGGCTCCCGCCGCCGCCTGCGTCTCGAATTCGGTAGCGATCCGGGCCCCATCACCCTGACCACGGCGCGGCTCGTCAGCGACGAGGGCGCCGCCAAGCATTTCCTGCTCGACAGCGAGACCACCTCGATCCTGGACGTCCTGACCGAGCTGGGCACCGGTTACGATCTGCAGGACGTCGCCCTGCACGAGCCGGCCATCGAGGAGGTGATCCGCACCTTCTACCAGAACAAGCCGCTCCAGGCGGCAGCCACGCCATGA
- a CDS encoding MlaE family ABC transporter permease, whose protein sequence is MTLLERINQYTPVKPTPPPQQNRLLAPLVGVGGFVMAAADDFVAVNFTQGRLLAALGHTVTGSAPLRLASFVQQFEQIILRAIPIVALISLVVGAIITQQTILQLRNFGATILVVDLAAILMFREIGVLLAAIMVAGRSGSAITAEIGSMRIREEFDALRVMGVDPYQALMLPRTLVLIIGLPLLAFIGSMAGLAGAILVAKAYGNIPIDVFILRLRDAMSMTSLSVGLIKAPFMGLLVALLAAVEGMKVRGSSESLGRRTTSSVVKSIFVVIVADGLFAIFFAAIGF, encoded by the coding sequence GTGACGCTGCTCGAGCGAATCAACCAGTACACGCCGGTAAAGCCGACCCCGCCGCCACAGCAGAACCGTCTCCTGGCGCCCCTGGTGGGTGTGGGCGGCTTCGTCATGGCCGCCGCTGACGATTTTGTCGCCGTCAATTTTACCCAGGGCCGGCTGCTGGCCGCGCTCGGCCACACCGTGACCGGCAGCGCGCCCTTGCGTCTCGCCAGCTTCGTGCAGCAATTCGAACAGATCATCCTGCGCGCCATTCCCATCGTGGCGCTGATCTCTCTGGTGGTGGGCGCCATCATCACCCAGCAGACCATCCTGCAGCTGCGCAATTTCGGCGCCACGATCCTGGTCGTCGACCTGGCCGCCATCCTGATGTTCCGCGAGATCGGCGTGCTGCTGGCTGCCATCATGGTCGCCGGTCGTTCCGGTTCGGCCATCACCGCCGAGATCGGCTCGATGCGCATCCGCGAGGAGTTCGATGCCCTGCGCGTCATGGGCGTTGATCCCTACCAGGCGCTCATGCTGCCGCGCACCCTGGTGCTGATCATCGGCCTGCCCCTGCTCGCCTTCATCGGCTCCATGGCGGGTCTGGCCGGCGCCATTCTGGTGGCCAAGGCCTATGGCAATATCCCCATCGACGTTTTCATCCTGCGGCTGCGCGACGCCATGAGCATGACCAGTCTGTCGGTCGGCCTGATCAAGGCGCCGTTCATGGGCCTGCTGGTGGCCCTGCTCGCCGCGGTTGAAGGCATGAAGGTACGCGGCTCCTCGGAGTCTCTGGGCCGCCGCACCACCTCGTCGGTGGTCAAATCGATCTTCGTGGTCATCGTCGCCGACGGCCTGTTCGCCATCTTCTTTGCGGCGATCGGATTCTAG
- a CDS encoding ABC transporter permease: protein MARTLTLMRELVAMFIRTKAEYPGAMVLGWVSQFASYGAMYTAIALIVTRFGMLGGWTWSDMALLLSVHLLTYSLGASFSFTQFREMEDLVRQGTMDAILVKPVSTWVYMVFSGLNIGYAGHIVLALGLMAWALTAVDIVWSLPAMLFFMAALLSGATVVCCLMTMIGATALVWVRSRHLYSIFFGFWELARYPVTIFPVPIQFLLITLAPLGFISSVPVAVLLGKPVPLLGDWAGPACLLAGPVMVLIAMAHWRWCLRNYQGAGG, encoded by the coding sequence ATGGCACGCACCCTCACCCTCATGCGCGAACTGGTCGCCATGTTTATCCGCACCAAGGCGGAATATCCCGGCGCCATGGTCCTGGGCTGGGTCTCCCAGTTCGCCTCCTATGGCGCCATGTACACGGCCATTGCCCTGATCGTGACGCGCTTCGGCATGCTGGGCGGCTGGACCTGGTCGGATATGGCGCTGCTGCTCAGCGTGCACCTTTTGACCTATTCGCTCGGCGCCTCGTTCAGCTTCACCCAATTCCGCGAAATGGAGGATCTGGTGCGCCAGGGCACCATGGATGCCATCCTGGTCAAGCCGGTGAGCACCTGGGTCTACATGGTCTTTTCCGGTCTCAATATCGGCTATGCCGGCCACATCGTCCTCGCCCTCGGCCTGATGGCCTGGGCCCTGACCGCCGTCGACATCGTCTGGTCGCTGCCGGCCATGCTGTTCTTCATGGCCGCCCTTCTCAGCGGCGCCACGGTCGTCTGTTGCCTGATGACCATGATCGGCGCCACTGCGCTTGTCTGGGTGCGCTCGCGCCACCTCTATTCGATCTTCTTCGGCTTCTGGGAGCTGGCCCGCTACCCGGTCACCATCTTTCCCGTGCCCATCCAGTTCCTGCTGATCACCCTTGCCCCGCTCGGCTTTATCAGCTCCGTCCCCGTCGCTGTCCTGCTGGGCAAACCCGTGCCCCTGCTGGGCGACTGGGCCGGCCCCGCCTGCCTGCTGGCCGGCCCGGTCATGGTGCTGATCGCCATGGCGCACTGGCGCTGGTGCCTGCGCAACTATCAGGGGGCAGGCGGCTAA
- the uvrC gene encoding excinuclease ABC subunit UvrC gives MTDDTPTTPPPSGPAVIRDFVRTLPAAPGVYRMLDAEGAVMYVGKARNLKARVTNYTRPEALEIRLQRMIAATVGMEFVRTETESEALLLEANMIKRLKPRFNVLLRDDKSFPYILITGDHEAPELTKHRGTRRRPGHYFGPFASATAVARTIASLQKAFLLRNCSDSFYAARTRPCLQHQIKRCAAPCTREISLEDYAGLVEDARQFLSGKSRKVRDHLQAEMTEAAENLDFERAALIRDRLGALALVQSQGDATAKTVEEADVFAIHHEGGQFCVQVFFFRAFQNWGNYPYRPRADASLTDAEVLEAFIAQFYENRTPARLVLLSHDLAEPDLMAEALASRAGRKVQIEMPRRGEKRDLVNHALTNAREALGRQLAEGATNRSLLEGVAETFGLDNVPRRIETYDNSHISGTNMVGAMVVAGEEGFSKKHYRTFNIKSDIAAGDDFGMMREVLTRRFTRLTSDSDADAQDPATGMPDWPDVVFIDGGAGQMSAVRGVIAEMNLPKEVTFIGIAKGEERDAGREKFFMEGREAFMLPHRDPVLYYVQRLRDEAHRFAIGTHRAKRKKEQISNPLDEVGGIGPTRKRSLLAHFGSAKAVGRASLTDLQAVPGISAAMAQLIYDHFNRAG, from the coding sequence ATGACCGACGACACGCCCACCACCCCACCGCCCAGCGGCCCCGCCGTCATCCGCGATTTCGTGCGCACCCTGCCCGCGGCGCCCGGCGTCTATCGCATGCTCGATGCCGAAGGCGCGGTGATGTATGTCGGCAAGGCGCGCAACCTCAAGGCCCGCGTCACCAACTATACCCGCCCCGAAGCCCTCGAAATCCGCCTGCAGCGCATGATCGCTGCCACGGTCGGCATGGAATTCGTCCGCACCGAGACTGAATCCGAAGCCCTGCTGCTCGAAGCCAATATGATCAAGCGGCTCAAGCCGCGCTTCAACGTGCTGCTGCGCGACGACAAGAGCTTCCCCTATATCCTGATCACCGGCGATCACGAGGCACCCGAGCTGACCAAGCATCGCGGCACCCGCCGCCGCCCCGGTCACTATTTCGGCCCGTTTGCTTCCGCCACCGCCGTCGCCCGCACCATTGCCAGCCTGCAAAAGGCCTTCCTGCTCCGCAACTGCTCGGACAGCTTTTACGCCGCCCGCACCCGTCCCTGCCTGCAGCACCAGATCAAGCGCTGCGCCGCCCCCTGCACCCGCGAGATCAGCCTCGAAGACTATGCCGGCCTCGTCGAAGATGCCCGCCAGTTCCTCTCCGGCAAGTCGCGCAAGGTGCGCGATCATCTCCAGGCCGAGATGACCGAGGCCGCCGAAAACCTCGATTTCGAGCGCGCCGCTTTGATCCGCGACCGCCTCGGCGCCCTCGCCCTCGTCCAGTCCCAGGGCGATGCCACCGCCAAGACCGTGGAAGAGGCGGACGTCTTTGCCATCCATCACGAGGGCGGCCAGTTCTGCGTCCAGGTCTTCTTCTTCCGCGCCTTCCAGAACTGGGGCAATTACCCCTATCGCCCCCGCGCCGATGCCAGCCTCACCGATGCCGAAGTGCTCGAGGCCTTCATCGCCCAGTTCTACGAAAACCGCACCCCGGCCCGCCTCGTCCTGCTCAGCCACGACCTGGCCGAGCCCGACCTCATGGCCGAGGCCCTGGCCAGCCGCGCCGGCCGCAAGGTGCAGATCGAAATGCCCCGGCGCGGCGAAAAGCGCGACCTGGTCAACCACGCCCTCACCAATGCCCGTGAGGCGCTCGGCCGCCAGCTCGCCGAAGGCGCCACCAATCGCAGCCTGCTTGAAGGCGTCGCCGAAACCTTCGGCCTCGACAACGTGCCGCGCCGCATCGAGACCTATGACAATTCCCACATATCGGGCACCAATATGGTGGGCGCCATGGTCGTGGCCGGCGAGGAGGGCTTTTCCAAAAAGCACTACCGCACCTTCAACATCAAATCCGACATCGCCGCCGGCGACGATTTCGGCATGATGCGCGAAGTGCTGACCCGCCGCTTCACCCGCCTGACCAGTGACAGCGATGCCGACGCCCAGGACCCGGCCACCGGCATGCCCGATTGGCCCGATGTCGTCTTCATCGATGGCGGCGCCGGCCAGATGAGCGCCGTGCGCGGCGTCATCGCCGAAATGAACCTGCCCAAGGAGGTGACCTTCATCGGCATCGCCAAGGGCGAGGAGCGCGATGCCGGCCGCGAAAAATTCTTCATGGAGGGCCGCGAGGCCTTCATGCTGCCGCACCGTGATCCCGTGCTCTATTACGTGCAGCGCCTGCGCGACGAAGCCCATCGCTTCGCCATCGGCACCCACCGCGCCAAGCGCAAGAAGGAGCAGATCTCCAATCCGCTCGACGAAGTCGGCGGCATCGGCCCCACCCGCAAGCGCAGCCTGCTGGCCCATTTCGGCTCAGCAAAGGCTGTCGGCCGCGCCAGCCTGACGGATTTACAGGCCGTCCCTGGCATCTCGGCGGCCATGGCGCAGCTGATCTATGATCATTTCAACCGGGCGGGATGA
- a CDS encoding ABC transporter permease, with the protein MRAAAYSAFTVNALQARLAYRHTIWAGAFGDLVFIFARIAIWVSIYGAATSTAMFAGVTLPEMITYSLLAGPLLYWDYSRLLGEVDTAVRSGDVAVYLLKPLHYPAYLLASHLGHFLFELVAITLPVALIIGLVFGLLPPASLFHGLAFLAYWPLSFMLLFALATLLGLAAFWLMTAQSIDWFFNAIMTLLSGGLVPLWFFPGWLAAFAGHLPFAWISYYPAAVYLGKLDPAQTLLYFALGLGWLAALLLSLAWLWSRARHRLILQGG; encoded by the coding sequence ATGAGAGCGGCGGCCTATTCCGCCTTCACCGTCAACGCCCTCCAGGCGCGCCTGGCCTATCGCCACACCATCTGGGCCGGCGCCTTTGGCGACCTGGTCTTCATCTTCGCCCGCATCGCCATCTGGGTCTCGATCTATGGCGCCGCCACCAGTACCGCCATGTTTGCCGGGGTCACCCTGCCCGAAATGATCACCTACTCCCTGCTCGCGGGCCCCCTGCTCTACTGGGACTATTCCCGACTGCTCGGGGAGGTCGACACCGCGGTGCGCTCCGGCGACGTCGCCGTCTACCTGCTCAAGCCGCTACACTATCCGGCCTATCTGCTGGCCAGCCATCTCGGCCATTTCCTTTTTGAACTGGTCGCTATTACCCTGCCGGTCGCGCTGATCATCGGCCTCGTCTTCGGCCTGCTGCCGCCCGCCAGCCTCTTTCACGGCCTCGCCTTCCTCGCCTATTGGCCGCTGTCCTTCATGCTGCTGTTCGCCCTCGCCACCCTGCTGGGCCTCGCCGCCTTCTGGCTGATGACGGCCCAGTCGATCGACTGGTTTTTCAATGCCATCATGACGCTGCTGTCGGGCGGGCTGGTGCCGCTCTGGTTCTTCCCGGGCTGGCTGGCCGCCTTTGCCGGCCACCTGCCCTTTGCCTGGATTTCCTACTATCCAGCCGCGGTCTATCTCGGCAAGCTCGACCCGGCCCAGACCCTGCTGTATTTTGCCCTTGGCCTCGGCTGGCTTGCCGCGCTGCTGCTGTCCCTTGCCTGGCTGTGGTCCAGGGCGCGCCACCGCCTGATCCTGCAGGGCGGCTGA
- a CDS encoding ROK family transcriptional regulator: protein MLRIARSVDQAVVRHANERAVLTEVALHPNLSAAAIAKRLNLGSQTVGRIVGDLVEKGFVSLGETVVSGRGKPATPIHTNRDAAFAIGCEIGLEHSELVLINIWGEVLGSHRWNYVIGEPAQLLKQVVSIVELLTNIVPNADRSRIAGLALMSPRNIAHQIRRMGVGEVLAGHWAAVDLATELALATGLSVTPYNDGNAACWGELAKLQAPRPGRICHVLLSTFVIAGVVADGRLLEGKSADLGAMLIPDEHGRLAQLHSVAGLQALLEHPLASAAAIFGTDPLEWDWDALEPAVASWVDCAGRALALAVVSAAATVGCELAIIDATLPRSVTERLVASVSANLITMPSPSLVVQKGRAGSSAPARGGAMLLLYRRFFSGEWEHFDL from the coding sequence ATGCTTCGCATAGCCCGCTCGGTGGATCAGGCGGTTGTTCGACATGCCAACGAACGCGCGGTGCTGACAGAGGTCGCGCTGCATCCCAATCTGTCGGCAGCTGCCATCGCAAAAAGGCTCAACCTGGGTTCTCAGACCGTGGGGCGCATCGTCGGCGATCTGGTGGAAAAGGGTTTCGTGTCCCTCGGCGAAACCGTGGTGTCGGGCCGGGGCAAGCCCGCAACGCCCATTCATACGAACCGCGACGCGGCATTCGCGATCGGCTGCGAGATCGGGCTTGAGCACAGCGAGCTTGTCTTGATCAATATCTGGGGTGAGGTGCTCGGGTCGCACCGGTGGAATTACGTCATCGGCGAGCCCGCTCAACTGCTCAAGCAGGTCGTTTCGATCGTCGAACTGCTCACCAACATCGTGCCAAACGCAGACCGCTCGCGCATTGCAGGATTGGCGCTAATGTCGCCGAGAAATATCGCCCACCAGATCAGGCGCATGGGTGTTGGCGAAGTCCTTGCGGGGCATTGGGCTGCGGTTGATCTGGCCACGGAGCTAGCCCTTGCCACGGGCCTGTCGGTGACCCCCTACAATGACGGAAACGCAGCCTGTTGGGGTGAACTGGCCAAACTGCAGGCGCCTCGCCCGGGCCGCATCTGCCACGTCCTGCTGTCCACCTTCGTCATCGCCGGCGTTGTTGCCGATGGTCGTCTGCTCGAAGGCAAGTCTGCCGACCTTGGGGCAATGCTGATTCCGGATGAGCACGGCCGCCTCGCCCAGCTTCACAGCGTGGCAGGACTGCAAGCCTTACTGGAGCACCCTCTGGCAAGCGCCGCGGCAATCTTTGGCACCGACCCGCTCGAATGGGATTGGGATGCTCTGGAACCGGCCGTGGCCAGTTGGGTGGACTGCGCCGGAAGGGCTCTGGCGCTAGCGGTCGTCAGCGCTGCCGCTACCGTGGGCTGCGAATTGGCCATTATCGACGCAACACTGCCGCGATCAGTCACCGAGCGTCTCGTCGCTAGTGTGAGCGCCAACTTAATAACCATGCCTAGCCCGTCCCTGGTTGTTCAGAAAGGACGGGCAGGATCTTCCGCGCCTGCGCGCGGCGGGGCAATGCTGTTGCTGTATCGACGTTTCTTCTCCGGCGAATGGGAACACTTCGACCTGTAA